One segment of Anguilla anguilla isolate fAngAng1 chromosome 1, fAngAng1.pri, whole genome shotgun sequence DNA contains the following:
- the dicer1 gene encoding LOW QUALITY PROTEIN: endoribonuclease Dicer (The sequence of the model RefSeq protein was modified relative to this genomic sequence to represent the inferred CDS: inserted 2 bases in 1 codon) — protein MAGLQLVTPASSPMGPFFGLPWQQEAIHDNIYTPRKYQVELLEAALEHNTIVCLNTGSGKTFIAVLLTKELSHQIRGDFRECGRRTIFLVNAASSVIQQAATVRTHSDLQVGEYVSLENTLSWTEEKWNQEMIENQVLVMTCHLFLHVLRNGVLPLSKINLLVFDECHLAIMDHPYREIMKICEGRPCSPRILGLTASILNGKCDPSELEEKIQNLERILKSTAETATDLVVLDRYASQPREVVLDCGPYLDKSGLCERLLNELDEALRFLNDCNVSAQREDRDPTFISKQVLSDCRAVLTVLGPWCADKVAGIMVRELQKYIKHEQEDLNRKFLLFTDTILRKIHALCEEHFSPASLDLKFVTPKVIRLLEILHEYKPFERQQFESVEWYNNRNQDNYVSWSDSEDDDEDEEIEVKEKPEANFPSPFTNILCGIIFVERRYTAVVLNRLIKEAGKQDPELAYISSNFITGHSIGKNQPRNKQMEVEFRKQEEVLRKFRAHETNLLIATSIVEEGVDIPKCNLVVRFDLPTEYRSYVQSKGRARAPVSNYIMLADTERTKAFEEDLKTYKAIEKILRNKCSKSPESSEFEVEPVLDDDNILPPYVLRSEDGGPRVTINTAIGHVNRYCARLPSDPFTHLAPKCKTAQLPDGAYRSTLYLPINSPLRVPVTGPTMNCARLAEKAVALLCCEKLHKIGELDDHLMPVGKETVKYEEELDLHDEEETSVPGRPGSTKRRQCYPKAIPECLRNSYPVPEQSYYLYVIGMVLTTPLPDELNFRRRKLYPPEDTTRCFGILTAKPIPRIPHFPVYTRSGEVTISIELQKSGFTLSAPQLELITRLHQYIFSHILRLEKPALEFKPTEADSAYCVLPLNVVEDSNTLDLDFKFMEDIEKSEARIGIPNTQYTKQNPFTFKLEDYQDAVIIPRYRNFDQPHRFYVADVYTDLTPLSKFPSPEYETFAEYYKTKYNLDLSNLNQPLLDVDHTSSRLNLLTPRHLNQKGKALPLSSAEKRKAKWESLQNKQILVPELCAIHPIPASLWRKAVCLPSILYRLHCLLTAEELRAQTAIDAGVGVRTLPPDFRYPNLDFGWKKSIDSKAFISSPSACTEDDYCKHSPTVAPDDAAHQGVHPEASSPHGGAIAPAENPEPAPPQDEEKRDCVCAGNLANGTAEDGDGGGLGGRHDCQRSPPDSPEGEIPVQSTTSAHVQHSQSTESQPQPGVECTPGSNSDFDGHTTIPTSDRRQVVDVTAGSAAPSDAXPPSAGSDSPKTLGPNPGLILQALTLSNASDGFNLERLEMLGDSFLKHAITTYLFCTYPDAHEGRLSYMRSKKVSNCNLYRLGKKKGLPSRMVVSIFDPPVNWLPPGYVVNQDKSSMDKWDSEMKGDPLANGRAEEDYDEDEDEGDDVEEDEELMWKEPKDEVSVEDDLEYYQEHIKFIDNMLIGSGAFGKKISLSSFPPAEPSYEWKAPKKPHLPNAHLAPDGDEFDYSSWDAMCYLDPSKAGEEDDFVVGFWNPSEENCGTDTGKQSISYDLHTEQCIADKSIADCVEALLGCYLTSCGERAAQMFLCSLGLKVLPAVKRGPGDGGGGAGERSKELQYGWLKIPPRCMFDHPDAERTLNHLISGFENFEEKISYTFQNKAYLLQAFTHASYHYNTITDCYQRLEFLGDAILDYLITKHLYEDPRQHSPGVLTDLRSALVNNTIFASLAVKYDYHKYFKAVSPELFHVIDDFVQFQLEKNEMQGMDSELRRSEEDEEKEEDIEVPKAMGDIFESLAGAIYMDSRMSLETVWQVYYPMMRPLIEKFSANVPRSPVRELLEMEPETAKFSPAERTYDGKVRVTVEVVGKGKFKGVGRSYRIAKSAAARRALRSLKANQPQVQNS, from the exons GTTGAACTTCTTGAAGCAGCTCTGGAACACAATACTATCGTTTGTTTAAATACTGGCTCAGGGAAGACCTTTATTGCAGTACTCCTTACAAAAGAGCTCTCCCATCAAATCCGGGGAGACTTCAGAGAATGTGGGAGGAGGACCATTTTCTTGGTGAATGCAG CATCGTCTGTGATCCAGCAAGCAGCTACTGTTCGGACCCATTCGGACCTTCAGGTGGGAGAATATGTCAGCCTTGAGAACACACTGTCATGGACCGAAGAGAAGTGGAACCAGGAAATGATCGAGAACCAG GTGCTTGTTATGACATGCCACCTCTTCCTGCACGTTCTGAGGAACGGAGTCTTGCCACTATCGAAAATCAACCTGCTGGTGTTTGATGAGTGTCACCTTGCAATCATGGATCATCCCTATCGGGAAATAATGAAG ATATGCGAGGGGCGCCCGTGCAGTCCTCGAATCCTGGGTCTGACcgcttccattttaaatggcaaatgtgACCCgtcagagctggaggagaagattCAGAACCTGGAGAGGATCTTGAAAAGCACCGCAGAAACTGCTACTGACCTCGTCGTCCTGGATAG GTACGCCTCTCAGCCCCGGGAGGTGGTGCTGGACTGCGGGCCCTACCTGGATAAGAGCGGGCTCTGCGAGCGGCTCCTGAACGAGCTGGACGAAGCGCTCCGCTTCCTCAACGACTGCAACGTATCGGCCCAGCGCGAGGACCGCGACCCCACCTTCATCTCCAAACAG GTGCTGAGCGACTGCAGAGCGGTCCTCACCGTGCTGGGGCCCTGGTGCGCAGACAAGGTGGCGGGCATCATGGTGAGGGAGCTGCAGAAGTACATCAAGCACGAGCAGGAGGACCTGAACCGCAAGTTCCTGCTGTTCACCGACACCATCCTGCGCAAGATCCACGCGCTCTGCGAGGAGCACTTCTCCCCGGCCTCCCTGGACCTCAAGTTCGTGACGCCCAAGGTGATCCGGCTGCTGGAGATCCTGCACGAGTACAAGCCCTTCGAGAGGCAGCAGTTCGAGAGCGTGGAGTGGTACAACAACCGCAACCAAGACAACTACGTCTCCTGGAGCGACTCGGAGGACgacgacgaggacgaggagATCGAGGTGAAGGAGAAGCCCGAGGCCAACTTCCCGTCGCCGTTCACGAACATACTGTGCGGGATCATTTTCGTCGAGAGACGCTACACGGCGGTCGTCTTAAACAG GCTTATAAAGGAGGCAGGAAAACAGGACCCTGAACTTGCCTACATAAGCAGCAACTTCATTACCGGGCACAGCATTGGCAAGAACCAGCCTCGAAACAAACAGATGGAGGTTGAGTTTCGCAAACAGGAGGAG GTCCTTCGGAAATTTCGCGCGCACGAGACCAACTTGCTGATCGCAACCAGTATTGTGGAGGAGGGAGTCGATATTCCAAAGTGCAATTTGGTGGTTCGATTTGACTTGCCAACGGAGTACCGCTCGTACGTTCAGTCCAAAGGGAGGGCTCGAGCGCCAGTGTCCAATTACATTATGCTGGCCGACACGGAGAGAACAAAAGCGTTCGAAGAGGACCTGAAAACGTACAAGGCAATCGAAAAG ATCCTGAGGAACAAATGCTCCAAGTCGCCGGAGAGCAGCGAGTTCGAGGTGGAGCCCGTGCTGGACGACGACAACATTTTACCTCCCTACGTGCTGCGCTCCGAAGATGGGGGCCCCAGGGTCACCATCAACACGGCGATTGGCCATGTCAACAG ATACTGCGCGAGACTGCCCAGCGACCCTTTCACGCACCTGGCCCCCAAGTGCAAGACTGCGCAGCTGCCGGACGGAGCTTACCGATCCACGCTCTATCTCCCCATTAACTCCCCTCTCAGGGTCCCCGTCACT GGGCCCACAATGAACTGTGCAAGACTTGCTGAGAAAGCAGTTGCTCTTCTTTGCTGTGAAAAGCTACACAAAATAG GTGAATTAGATGATCACTTGATGCCGGTGGGGAAGGAGACTGTGAAATACGAGGAGGAGCTGGACTTGCACGACGAGGAGGAGACCAGCGTCCCGGGCAGACCAGGATCAACCAAGAGGAGGCAGTGCTACCCGAAAGCG ATCCCAGAATGTCTTCGGAACAGTTACCCTGTGCCAGAGCAGTCCTACTACCTGTATGTGATCGGGATGGTCCTGACGACCCCTCTGCCCGACGAGCTCAACTTCCGCAGGAGGAAGCTCTACCCTCCCGAAGACACCACCAGATGCTTCGGCATTCTGACGGCAAAACCAATACCTCGG aTTCCCCACTTCCCGGTGTACACGCGCTCGGGGGAGGTGACCATCTCCATCGAGCTGCAGAAGTCGGGGTTCACCCTGAGCGCCCCCCAGCTGGAGCTGATCACGCGCCTGCACCAGTACATCTTCTCCCACATCCTCCGCCTGGAGAAACCCGCCCTGGAGTTCAAACCCACCGAGGCCGACTCCGCCTACTGCGTTCTACCTCTTAACGTGG TTGAGGATTCCAACACTTTAGACTTGGACTTTAAATTCATGGAAGATATTGAAAAATCTGAAGCACGCATAGGCATTCCGAACACCCAGTACACCAAACAGAACCCATTCACTTTCAAATTGGAGGACTACCAGGATGCAGTCATCATTCCAAG GTATCGCAACTTTGACCAGCCTCACCGCTTCTACGTGGCGGATGTCTACACTGATCTCACACCACTGAGCAAGTTCCCTTCACCAGAATATGAAACCTTCGCCGAATACTACAAGACCAAGTACAACCTCGACCTGTCCAACCTGAACCAGCCACTGCTGGATGTGGACCACACATCCTCACG ACTGAATCTTCTGACTCCTCGACACCTTAATCAGAAAGGCAAAGCCCTTCCGCTCAGCAGTGCTGAGAAAAGGAAGGCCAAGTGGGAGagtctgcaaaacaaacag ATTTTGGTTCCTGAACTGTGTGCCATCCACCCGATCCCTGCCTCCTTGTGGAGAAAAGCGGTCTgccttcccagcatcctctacCGACTTCACTGCCTTCTGACGGCCGAGGAACTCCGGGCTCAGACAGCCATCGACGCCGGTGTGGGGGTCCGAACCCTGCCGCCAGACTTCAG ATACCCAAACTTGGATTTCGGGTGGAAGAAATCCATCGACAGCAAGGCCTTCATCTCAAGCCCCAGCGCCTGCACGGAAGACGATTACTGTAAGCACAGCCCAACTGTAGCCCCTGACGATGCTGCCCATCAAGGTGTTCATCCTGAAGCCTCCTCGCCACACGGGGGCGCCATCGCGCCCGCCGAAAATCCAGAGCCCGCCCCGCCGCAGGACGAAGAGAAGCGCGACTGCGTCTGTGCCGGGAACCTCGCCAACGGCACGGCGGAggacggcgacggcggcggcctCGGCGGACGCCACGATTGCCAACGTTCCCCGCCAGACTCGCCCGAGGGCGAAATACCTGTACAAAGCACTACCTCAGCTCACGTGCAACACTCTCAGAGCACTGAGAGCCAGCCCCAGCCCGGCGTTGAATGTACTCCAGGGAGTAACTCAGACTTTGACGGACACACGACGATACCTACCTCAGACCGTCGCCAGGTGGTCGATGTGACAGCCGGTTCCGCAGCACCTTcggacgc ccccccctcggccgGCAGCGACTCCCCGAAAACCCTGGGGCCCAACCCCGGCCTCATCCTGCAGGCCTTGACCCTCTCCAACGCCAGCGACGGCTTTAACCTGGAGAGGCTGGAGATGCTGGGCGACTCCTTCCTGAAGCACGCCATCACCACCTACCTGTTCTGCACGTACCCCGACGCCCACGAGGGACGCCTCTCCTACATGCGCAGCAAGAAG GTTAGCAACTGTAACCTGTATCGTCTGGGGAAAAAGAAAGGCCTGCCAAGTCGAATGGTGGTCTCCATTTTTGATCCACCCGTGAACTGGCTGCCCCCGGGGTATGTAGTTAACCAGGACAAAAGCAGTATGGACAAGTGGGACTCCGAG ATGAAAGGGGATCCCCTGGCCAACGGAAGAGCCGAGGAGGACTACGACGAGGACGAAGACGAGGGCGACGAcgtggaggaggacgaggagctgaTGTGGAAGGAGCCGAAGGACGAGGTGAGCGTGGAGGACGACCTGGAGTACTACCAGGAGCACATAAAGTTCATCGACAACATGCTGATCGGCTCGGGAGCCTTCGGCAAGAAGATCTCCCTGAGCAGCTTCCCTCCGGCCGAGCCCAGCTACGAGTGGAAGGCCCCCAAGAAGCCCCACCTGCCCAACGCCCACCTCGCCCCGGACGGCGACGAGTTCGACTACAGCTCCTGGGACGCCATGTGCTACCTGGACCCCAGCAAGGCGGGCGAGGAGGACGACTTCGTGGTGGGCTTCTGGAACCCGTCGGAGGAGAACTGCGGGACGGACACGGGCAAGCAGTCCATCTCCTACGACCTGCACACGGAGCAGTGCATCGCCGACAAGAGCATCGCCGACTGCGTGGAGGCCCTGCTGGGCTGCTACCTGACCAGCTGCGGGGAGCGCGCCGCCCAGATGTTCCTCTGCTCGCTGGGGCTCAAGGTGCTGCCGGCGGTGAAGAGGGGCCCTGGCGACGGCGGCGGTGGGGCCGGCGAGCGCTCCAAAGAGCTGCAGTACGGCTGGCTCAAGATCCCGCCGCGCTGCATGTTCGACCACCCGGACGCCGAGCGCACGCTCAACCACCTGATCTCCGGCTTCGAGAACTTCGAAGAGAAGATCAGCTACACTTTCCAGAACAAGGCCTACCTGCTGCAGGCTTTCACTCACGCCTCATACCATTACAACACCATAACAG ATTGTTACCAACGGTTGGAGTTTCTCGGCGATGCAATTTTAGACTACCTCATAACAAAGCACCTTTATGAAGACCCTCGACAGCATTCGCCCGGTGTGCTGACCGACCTGCGGTCCGCCCTGGTCAACAACACCATATTCGCCTCTCTGGCCGTCAAGTACGACTACCACAAGTACTTCAAGGCGGTCTCGCCCGAGCTGTTCCACGTGATCGACGACTTTGTGCAATTTCAACTGGAAAAGAACGAAATGCAAGGGATGGACTCGGAG CTTCGCCGCtctgaagaagatgaagagaaagaagaggacaTTGAAGTTCCCAAAGCAATGGGAGATATCTTTGAATCACTTGCTGGTGCAATTTACATGGATAGCAGGATGTCACTGGAGACTGTTTGGCAAGTGTATTATCCAATGATGAGGCCACTTATAG aaAAATTCTCTGCTAATGTCCCTCGCTCTCCCGTTCGTGAATTGCTGGAAATGGAGCCGGAGACGGCCAAGTTCAg